The Triticum urartu cultivar G1812 chromosome 6, Tu2.1, whole genome shotgun sequence genome includes the window CACTGCTCTTATTGGCTACTATAGCAATGCATGGCCACATACCTTCATGGCTAATATAGGATGTTAGGATCTAGGGTTCACAGGATCCTAGTCGGTTAGGGAGGTTGAGGAGTCCTCCTGGATGCCGACTTCCTTGTCATATACTCCAAGTCTTCTGACTCCTTCCTTTCATAAGGCCTCTAGGCCAAGACGTCGGACCAAGCTGTAAACTGACCTAGGGTGCCACGGGCCAACTTCCGATATGATGAGGCACCCCTAGGCCGTAACACTGGCATATATGCAGACCAAATATCAACAAACAAATATGTTGTATTAGCTAAGTAACAAAAGATGCATCTGTTGTTCATTGTAGGGTGCAATCGTTAGAAAATAGAGGAAATGGAAGGTAATTCTTAGTTTTTGACCCTCAGCTTTCACAAAGCTCTTTGGTTCATCTAACCAAAGTTATAAGCATAATTTGATGGAAACATGTAGTAATTAGCTACAGTGATTGACTGGCATAAGTTGACATATTAACTTAAGTGattgaattgcatcacaaccATTCAGGATTTAACTAGCAACATTTGTACAATACACTGGCAAAACAACATGTTGAATGGAGTTAATTGGCATGGAAAGGGCGATCTTGTCGATGCGCAACGAGAAACAACATATGCAAGAGGATGATAATCATGTCGATGGTTGATTTTGGATGTCGTCTATTAAACCTGCAGCAGATACAATTTGAAGAACTCTGGTCACTATTGAGACATGCAAATTTAGTTGAAGTATGTGTTTGGATCGTTCTCACTAGCAAATAAAAGGCAATACATGCTTAGAGGGATATAAATACAAAAGTGCATGTTGTCAAAAATTATTTGGAACTAATAATTTGCGGCAAATCCCAAGGATGGTCAATTTAGGTAAGATAGCTTCAAATAAACTAGAAATTAAAACCATACAAACCGGGACTAGTCCTTGATGGAACTTTTTGATGAGCAAAAGCATGCACCCAGCGGAGGCCGAGCCTTTAACATGAGTCAACAAGCTGCACAAATTATAGCCTACTCTAGCTAGACAACTAGCTGATGCCTAGGTATTTAACCTGGAAACCAGAATACATATGCAAAACACTAGGGCTTGACCATTAAAGAACATTGTAACGAAAAAGGGAAACAAAGGTAAGGAAACCCGAATAAAAATATTGTCTTTTATCATTCACTCCACCATTCAGCTTTTATTTCTAACAAAATATGAGGGTGTGGACACACAAATGTCGTGGGAATATAGCATTTAGAATGAGCTACTAATCGAAATACATGCACAACTAAACTCTACAATTGGGATGCCAGTGCCACATTTCAACCACCATAAACATGTAAAGCAATGAAAGATTGATATtaggtttcaaagaaacttacaAGAATTAACATTTATATCTCTGTACTTCATGTAGGAGGATGCTAATCATAAATGACAAAAAAAACATACTCACCAGAGCTAAGATAGACAAAGCATTCTGATGAACCATAGGTCTCGAAGACGTTGTATATTTTAGTGCGTCTACTGTTACTTGATGAGACCTCCTGTGTGAgcctcacaataatttttttaatcTTTGGTGCGAATACAAGTAGTTTTCTCAGTAAATCAAACTCATGATCCACTCCTTCAAATCCATTGATTTCCACTTCTTCAAGAGCAGTCAAGGAGATAGCTTGGGACCTCCAGTTTGTGGACTCACAGGGACAATCCGTTGGGCATTCTTCTTTTACCTAGGACCGAAAAGTAAATGTAAACTACTACACATCTATTATTGAGATATTGTTAGAGCAGAAAAATAATTACCACTGATCTTAATAGGATGATCTTAAGCTTCCGAAGTGAACTAGAAATTTGATCAATCTGAAGGAGATAAAACACGAGTGCTCCAAAAACATGTCCATCTGTTTTGAGATCTAGCTCCAAAAGAGAGAAGTCAACAACCATATGCTTCTCTATCTCCTGTGCAAAGTTGGGCTCATAGGGGAAAAGTGACGAGTCCTGAAAAACAATTTTGCAAGATCTATGTAATTCATAAATTTTAGTTAGTATAATATTCCAGTAAATTAAGTAGGAGAGGGGACTTACTACACTTGCACGAATATGCAACAAAGGGAGTTGTCCTTGTCTATCTGTCGCCTGCAACCCCAACAACTCGAGATACCAAGGACCAAACACAATAGATTCCTCTGTGTAGCAGCAGTACCACCAGACATTCTCCAtaattggtgccaagaccgaaaTGTTGACCTCCAACATCACTGTAAGGAGAATCTCCAATTTCTTAAGCATGGGGGCTACAATGTTGACATGTTCTGTCGAGAATGGGTTCACAATAAGCTCCTGTAGCGACGGCGAATTCACCCTTAGATCACACGTCTCAAATAAAATGCCGCTGAGGAGGAGGATGCCCAAGCGCGGGCAGCATGAGAGCAAGGCATCGAGGTTGCCATTGCAGTGCAGTAGGGACAATGTCTCGAGCACAGGAAACTCGACGCCGACTGGCACAGAGCGAATGTATACATGATCCAGCATGATGTAGGTGGTGTGGCGGAAGCAAGGCAAATCAATGATGATGGACCTTCCTAATAGGCCAAAGCTTGAGGGGAAGGAAGCAACGAACTCCTTCGGCTCAAGTTCCGCGGCGACGGACAACAACGAGTTGACTTGTGCGGTGCTCGCTATGTCCTGCTGGGGGGCATGGATTTCCAACAGGGAAACTGCAGGAGGAAAAGAGATCTGGCCGAGTGCTGGTTCGATTGAGTCGAACACGACCTCGCGAAAGATGATTTGGCGGAGACTGGCCCAGAGGCCGCGCCATCGCCGTGAGAGGATGCTTGTGCGCGCCGCAACTCCGATGCAGGGGAGCTTGGCAAGGATGAGGAGGAGTAGATCATCGGGAAGGGTGCTGATGCGATCTAGATCTAGGAAACCCAGGCGACACCTAGATCTGAACTCCATCGGAGCTTTTGCAAAACACCACTGTTCCCCCTCCAATGAGAGGGGTGGAGGGACGAAATAAGCCAGAGGTGAGGAAGCCGGGGAGAGGTGAGGACGCCGGGGAGAGGTGAGGACACCAGGGAGAGGGGAGGGTGGGGAAAGGGGGCAGTAGTGGTGGTGTTTGGTGGGGTCGAAAGGGTGGGTGGCGATGGAGATTTAGTGGTGTGTGGTGGTGTCAGTTTATTTGAGGAAAGTTCCTTATTTGATAATGGTAAAATTATGGATTCCTTATTTGACCCTAGAGATTTCAAACTTCGTTGTTTGAAGCTAGGTCTAGATTTCATTCTTTAATACGACACTACTGACATGTCAGATTTTTGTTTGATGGACGAAATTACCCCTTGTTGTATGTGGGCCAGTCCTGCCACTCATCCCCTTAATACATGCCTCTCTCCCAACTTTGCCTTATTTGGAATCTTCTCATATGGATCGTCTCCCCACACCTTGCAAAGTGGTAATAAATAGCTTGGCCTTCAATCAAGCCTCACATGCCCTGGCCCTCCAGCCAAAGTAGTGTTAA containing:
- the LOC125516494 gene encoding F-box/FBD/LRR-repeat protein At3g51530-like: MEFRSRCRLGFLDLDRISTLPDDLLLLILAKLPCIGVAARTSILSRRWRGLWASLRQIIFREVVFDSIEPALGQISFPPAVSLLEIHAPQQDIASTAQVNSLLSVAAELEPKEFVASFPSSFGLLGRSIIIDLPCFRHTTYIMLDHVYIRSVPVGVEFPVLETLSLLHCNGNLDALLSCCPRLGILLLSGILFETCDLRVNSPSLQELIVNPFSTEHVNIVAPMLKKLEILLTVMLEVNISVLAPIMENVWWYCCYTEESIVFGPWYLELLGLQATDRQGQLPLLHIRASVDSSLFPYEPNFAQEIEKHMVVDFSLLELDLKTDGHVFGALVFYLLQIDQISSSLRKLKIILLRSVV